In a single window of the Globicephala melas chromosome 10, mGloMel1.2, whole genome shotgun sequence genome:
- the YARS2 gene encoding tyrosine--tRNA ligase, mitochondrial — translation MAAPILRCISRGQGLGTPGLSGVLPLGLREAHSGAQGLLAMQKARGLFKEFFPERGTKTELPELFDRGTAGSFPQTIYCGFDPTADSLHVGHLLALLGLFHFQRAGHNVIALVGGATARLGDPSGRTKEREALEAERVQSNARALRQGLKALAANHQQLFANGRTWGSFTVLDNSAWYQKQDLVDFLAAVGGHFRMGTLLSRLSVQTRLKSSEGMSLAEFLYQVLQAYDFYYLFQHYRCRVQLGGSDQLGNIMSGYEFIHKLTGEDVFGISVPLITSTTGAKLGKSAGNAVWLNRDKTSPFELYQFFVRQQDDLVERYLKLFTFLPLPEIDHIMQLHVKEPEKRGPQKRLATEVTKLVHGQEGLDSAKRCTQALYHSSIEALEVMSDQELKELFKEASFSELVLDPGTSVLDTCRKANAIPGGPRGYRMITEGGVSINHRQVTNPESVLVVGQHILKNGLSLLKIGKRNFYIIKWLQL, via the exons ATGGCGGCGCCCATCTTGCGGTGCATTTCCCGTGGCCAGGGGCTTGGTACCCCAGGCCTGTCAGGAGTCTTACCCCTGGGGCTGCGTGAGGCCCACTCGGGCGCTCAGGGGTTGCTGGCGATGCAGAAGGCTCGGGGTCTGTTCAAGGAGTTCTTCCCTGAGAGGGGTACGAAGACAGAGCTCCCAGAGCTCTTCGACCGTGGCACGGCGGGCAGTTTTCCCCAGACCATCTACTGCGGCTTCGACCCCACGGCCGACTCGCTTCATGTGGGGCATCTGCTGGCACTATTGGGCCTGTTTCACTTCCAGCGAGCGGGCCACAACGTGATCGCCCTGGTGGGCGGTGCCACGGCGCGCCTGGGAGACCCGAGCGGCCGTACCAAGGAGCGCGAGGCGCTGGAAGCAGAGCGCGTGCAAAGCAACGCGCGCGCCCTGCGCCAAGGGCTCAAAGCCTTGGCGGCTAATCACCAGCAGCTCTTCGCTAATGGGCGGACCTGGGGCAGCTTCACCGTGCTGGACAACTCGGCGTGGTACCAGAAGCAGGACCTGGTGGACTTCCTAGCGGCAGTGGGCGGCCATTTCCGCATGGGCACGCTGTTAAGCCGGCTGAGCGTGCAGACTCGGCTCAAGAGCTCCGAAGGCATGAGTTTGGCCGAGTTTCTATACCAGGTGCTCCAGGCCTATGATTTCTACTACCTGTTCCAGCATTATAGATGCCGGGTCCAGCTGGGTGGATCTGATCAGCTGGGCAATATCATGTCCGGATACGAGTTCATCCATAA GTTGACTGGAGAAGATGTATTTGGAATCTCTGTTCCTCTAATTACAAGTACAACTGGAGCAAAACTGGGAAAGTCTGCTGGCAATGCTGTGTGGCTAAACAGAGATAAGACATCTCCTTTTGAATTGTATCAATTTTTTGTCAGGCAGCAAGATGATTTGGTAGAAAG GTACCTGAAGCTCTTCACTTTTCTGCCCCTTCCAGAGATTGACCACATAATGCAGCTGCATGTCAAAGAGCCAGAAAAGCGGGGTCCTCAGAAACGACTTGCTACAGAAGTAACAAAGCTTGTTCATGGACAAGAAGGGCTGGACTCTGCTAAAAG GTGTACACAAGCCCTTTATCATAGCAGCATAGAGGCACTGGAGGTCATGTCTGATCAAGAGTTAAAAGAATTGTTTAAAGAAGCTTCATTTTCTGAATTAGTTCTTGACCCTGGAACAAGTGTCCTAGATACGTGCCGCAAAGCAAATGCCATTCCAGGTGGTCCCCGAGG gtatcGGATGATAACAGAAGGTGGAGTCAGTATAAATCACAGACAAGTAACAAATCCTGAGAGTGTTTTAGTTGTTGGACAACATATTCTTAAGAATGGGCTTTCGTtacttaaaataggaaaaagaaacttcTACATTATAAAATGGCTTCAGCTATGA